A region of Dermochelys coriacea isolate rDerCor1 chromosome 1, rDerCor1.pri.v4, whole genome shotgun sequence DNA encodes the following proteins:
- the VAMP1 gene encoding vesicle-associated membrane protein 1, producing the protein MSDPAQQSAPEAPEGGAFGGGPPGPPPNMSSNLRLQQSQAQMEEVVSIMSVNVEKVLDRDIRLTEMDGKAEALEAGASVFKTSAGKLKRKYWWKNCKMMIILGVICAIVMVAIVRKYHMESEWRVREPPTLGKFHLLPFG; encoded by the exons AT GTCTGATCCAGCTCAGCAATCTGCTCCTGAGGCCCCAGAAGGGGGTGCTTTTGGTGGGGGTCCCCCTGGGCCTCCCCCCAACATGAGTAGTAACCTTCGGCTGCAGCAGTCCCAGGCTCAGATGGAGGAG GTGGTGAGCATAATGAGTGTGAATGTGGAGAAAGTGCTGGATCGAGACATCAGGCTGACCGAGATGGATGGCAAGGCAGAGGCACTTGAGGCTGGTGCCTCAGTATTTAAAACAAGTGCAGGAAAACTAAAGAGGAAGTACTGGTGGAAGAACTGTAAG ATGATGATCATACTTGGAGTGATCTGTGCCATTGTGATGGTGGCGATTGTACGTAAGTACCATATGGAATCTGAATGGAGGGTCAGGGAGCCCCCAACTCTTGGAAAATTCCACCTTCTCCCTTTTGGTTAA